In Exiguobacterium sp. 9-2, the genomic window TGATCCGCCGGCTCGAATATGCTCAGTTTGATCGTCTCGGACGCCAGTCGATTGCCGATCATGCAACGATTTTAGATGCATGTCAACAACAGGATGTCGAGCAGCTCGTCCAGGCGACGGAGCATAATTGGAACGGGCTCGGGCGTCTACTCGTCTCGACACTAAAGGAGGAGAGCTGATGCGACCGATCATTTATGGAATTTTAGCGGCAATGTTTTTTGCCGTCACCTTCATCTTGAATCAATCGATGCAAGGGGCAGGCGGTCACTGGATTTATAGTGCGTCGCTCCGCTTTTTCCTGATGTTGCCGTTCTTTATCGTCATCGTCATGATGCGACGGGGGATCGGGCGCGTCTTCCAGGCGCTTCGAGCCGATATCGGCTTTTGGTTACTGTATGGAACGATCGGCTTCGGACTGTTCTACGGCAGCATCTGTTTTGCTGCTGACTACGCACCAGGCTGGTTGATTGCCGGGACATGGCAGTTGACGATTTTAGCGGGACCGTTGCTTGCCCCCTTGTTCAACCAACGGATCCCGTGGTCAGCACTGAAGTATTCCGTCCTGATTGTCCTCGGGGTCGTCGTCATGCAACTATCGGTCGCGGAAAGCCTATCGCTACAGTCACTGTTGTTCGGTGCCTTACCGGTCCTCGTCGCGGCAATTGCCTATCCACTCGGGAACCGGAAGATGATGGAACGCTATGGGAACGAGCTCGATGTGTTTGAACGGATTCTCGGAATGACACTTGCCAGTCTACCGTTTTGGATCGTTCTTTCTGTGATTGCCTACATACAGGTCGGCTTGCCGAGTGTCAATCAAGTGACCCAGTCCGGATTCGTCGCGTTGTTCTCCGGCGTCATCGCAACGTCGCTTTTCTTCTACGCGACGTCGCTCGTTCGGACAGATCCGGTTCGGTTAGCAGCGATTGAAGCAACGCAATCGTTCGAGATCGTCTTTACTGTTCTCGGTGAGATTCTTTTCCTTCACGCGGCACTACCAACGGGACTCGCAACACTCGGGATCATCCTCGTCATGCTCGGGATGACGTTGCATAGTTTGAATCAGGCAGAGCGAACCGTCGTTCGTTCCGCTAAACGAAAAATCAATTGAGAAAGTAGGCTGTCAGATGGTTTTAACAGGTACACTCGTCAATACCGTCCTGATCATCATCGGGACGTTGCTTGGATTAATGTTCCACCGGATTCCGGAACGAATGAAGGAGACCGTCCTGCAGGCGATTGGACTTGCTGTCGTCGTGCTCGGAATGCAGATGGGGATGAAAAGCACGAACTTCTTGATCGTCATCGGTAGTCTTGTTCTCGGTGGTGCAATCGGCGAGTGGTTCCGGCTCGATGAGAAACTCGACCGGATGGGAGCGTGGCTCGAACGTAAGATCAGTCGCGGTCGTCCGTCGAACATCGCGGAAGGATTCGTGACAGCGACGTTAATTTTCGTCATTGGCGCGATGGGTGTGTTAGGAGCCCTCGACGGTGGACTACGCCAGGATCACGACGTCCTTTATACGAAAGGATTGATTGACGGTTTTACGGCACTCGTCCTTAGTTCAACGCTCGGGATCGGTGTCATGTTCTCAGCGATTCCCGTCTTTCTCTATCAAGGGGCGATTGCATTAAGTGCCGTTGCGATCACGAAATTCATTCCCGACGCCGCACTGCAGGAATTTATTCTTGAGATGACAGCGACTGGTGGGGTGATGATTGCGGCAATCGGTCTTAATCTCGCTGGCATCACGAAGATTCGTGTTGCGAACTTGTTACCGGGTATCGTCATCGTCGCAGTTATCGTCACCGGTCTCCATCTGTTCTCATGAAAAATCCCCACTTGTCCGATAACGGACGAGTGGGGATTTTCTGTTTATGTCTCGATCAATTCGTGTGTCTCGTAAGCAGTAATTGTATGTCCATCGTAATAAAAGTCATGCAACAACGGTTGATCCGTTGACAAAGCGACCGGTAAGTAGTGCCGGAGATTGCTGATGATACCCATGTTTTCATCGTTTACAATCCAGTCGAGTGTTTTCCAATCAAGAATTCCTTCGACCGTCATGACTGGTGTCGCAAACGGGCACTCTGTTAACTCAGCGAGATAGAGATACATACCAGATGTCTCTTCCCCGTGTAGACGGACGATTCCTTTTGCTGTCACTTTGTTGAGCGTGATGCCCGTCTCTTCGAACGTCTCGCGGATCACGGCAGCTTCCGGTGTCTCGCCCGGTTCGATCTTGCCACCGACACCATTCCACATGCCCATCGCCGGACGTTTTTGGCGGTTGACGAGTAAAAAACTATCCGCGTGGCGAATTAAACAAAGCGTATATCGATCCATGTTCATTACTCCTGTCCTAAAAAGTGAGACTGATACAGCATCTCGAATTGAGCGGGACCTGCGACCGGCAATTCGGTCGTCGTCGTGTCTTCGATTCGTAACGTCCGCTCGGTCAACGTCTTTTGACCGCTTGGAGTCCGCTTTGCGATGAGACGACCTTTGTTGAACGGTGAAG contains:
- a CDS encoding DMT family transporter produces the protein MRPIIYGILAAMFFAVTFILNQSMQGAGGHWIYSASLRFFLMLPFFIVIVMMRRGIGRVFQALRADIGFWLLYGTIGFGLFYGSICFAADYAPGWLIAGTWQLTILAGPLLAPLFNQRIPWSALKYSVLIVLGVVVMQLSVAESLSLQSLLFGALPVLVAAIAYPLGNRKMMERYGNELDVFERILGMTLASLPFWIVLSVIAYIQVGLPSVNQVTQSGFVALFSGVIATSLFFYATSLVRTDPVRLAAIEATQSFEIVFTVLGEILFLHAALPTGLATLGIILVMLGMTLHSLNQAERTVVRSAKRKIN
- a CDS encoding DUF554 domain-containing protein, with translation MVLTGTLVNTVLIIIGTLLGLMFHRIPERMKETVLQAIGLAVVVLGMQMGMKSTNFLIVIGSLVLGGAIGEWFRLDEKLDRMGAWLERKISRGRPSNIAEGFVTATLIFVIGAMGVLGALDGGLRQDHDVLYTKGLIDGFTALVLSSTLGIGVMFSAIPVFLYQGAIALSAVAITKFIPDAALQEFILEMTATGGVMIAAIGLNLAGITKIRVANLLPGIVIVAVIVTGLHLFS
- a CDS encoding NUDIX hydrolase, yielding MDRYTLCLIRHADSFLLVNRQKRPAMGMWNGVGGKIEPGETPEAAVIRETFEETGITLNKVTAKGIVRLHGEETSGMYLYLAELTECPFATPVMTVEGILDWKTLDWIVNDENMGIISNLRHYLPVALSTDQPLLHDFYYDGHTITAYETHELIET